Proteins from a genomic interval of Methanofollis formosanus:
- a CDS encoding CRISPR-associated protein Csx14, with protein sequence MKTAVIAPVGMSPPAISTLIDGIGVPVTDCILLATKNPAVQASVGLLTTGLHRRFPWMRIHHEVLPFEDIGTEEETFAFITQAARIIRQEQETFGCDHVYLSISGGRKNMCVSLSLLAPLLQTDGVFHVINTEINVVNTRLEHLRKDIEAFATADDDERNRLYEEKSTEYDHLLFPPRDTYEVIRIPTLPYPPDHLHHLILGLTTGEALTSDERDLLARHGILEPGRSSTVLTPYGERFLAAFLGRP encoded by the coding sequence ATGAAAACCGCAGTCATCGCACCGGTCGGCATGAGCCCTCCGGCAATCAGCACACTCATCGACGGAATAGGAGTCCCAGTCACCGACTGCATCCTCCTCGCCACCAAAAACCCTGCAGTCCAGGCCTCAGTCGGCCTCCTCACCACCGGCCTGCACCGCCGCTTCCCCTGGATGAGGATCCACCACGAAGTCCTCCCCTTCGAGGACATCGGAACAGAAGAGGAGACCTTCGCCTTCATCACGCAAGCCGCTCGCATCATCAGACAGGAGCAGGAGACCTTCGGATGCGACCACGTCTACCTCTCGATCTCAGGCGGACGCAAGAACATGTGCGTCTCCCTCTCCCTCCTCGCCCCCCTTCTCCAGACCGACGGCGTCTTCCATGTCATCAACACCGAGATCAACGTGGTCAACACCCGCCTCGAACACCTCCGTAAGGATATCGAAGCGTTCGCCACCGCTGACGACGACGAGCGTAACCGCCTCTACGAGGAAAAATCCACCGAATACGACCACCTCCTCTTCCCGCCGCGTGACACCTATGAGGTGATCAGGATCCCGACCCTCCCCTACCCCCCCGACCACCTCCACCACCTTATTCTCGGCCTCACCACCGGTGAAGCACTCACCTCAGACGAACGCGACCTCCTCGCCAGACACGGCATCCTTGAACCAGGCCGCTCGTCAACGGTCCTCACTCCATATGGGGAACGGTTCCTTGCCGCCTTCCTTGGGCGCCCCTGA
- a CDS encoding CRISPR-associated endonuclease Cas6, with protein sequence MKLKTCYLVLETDRPVTKDATHLRGYVAGMYPDRPILHHHAPALLYTYPRVQYRVVEGTPAVLGIEEGAETLREIGGSIAELSLGNETYQVTRRVAYEQEVGLHPTRGMWHYRFVTPWLALNEKNYERYQKAETWPEKKDLINRILVGNVLSMAKGLGCVVDQRLRAATHLEQVPVTYKGIGMTGFVGEFRVNFAIPEYFGLGKGVSRGFGAVKPIPPLKKGSGAPKEGGKEPFPIWSEDR encoded by the coding sequence ATGAAACTGAAGACCTGTTATCTGGTCCTGGAGACTGATCGGCCGGTGACAAAAGATGCCACTCACCTGAGAGGGTATGTGGCGGGGATGTATCCTGACCGCCCGATCCTCCATCATCATGCCCCGGCTCTGTTGTATACGTATCCTCGCGTGCAGTATCGGGTGGTCGAGGGGACGCCGGCGGTCCTCGGGATCGAGGAGGGGGCGGAGACGTTGCGCGAGATCGGGGGGTCGATCGCCGAACTCAGTCTTGGCAACGAGACCTATCAGGTGACGAGGCGGGTGGCCTATGAGCAGGAGGTCGGCCTCCATCCCACTCGTGGGATGTGGCATTACCGGTTTGTGACGCCATGGTTGGCGCTGAATGAGAAAAACTATGAGCGGTACCAGAAGGCGGAGACCTGGCCTGAGAAGAAGGACCTGATCAACCGTATCCTTGTCGGCAATGTGCTCTCGATGGCAAAGGGCCTTGGGTGTGTCGTCGACCAGAGGTTGAGAGCGGCCACGCACCTGGAGCAGGTGCCGGTCACCTACAAGGGGATCGGGATGACTGGGTTTGTCGGGGAGTTCAGGGTAAATTTTGCCATTCCGGAATATTTCGGTCTGGGGAAGGGGGTCTCTCGGGGGTTTGGAGCGGTGAAGCCGATCCCGCCACTGAAAAAAGGGTCAGGGGCGCCCAAGGAAGGCGGCAAGGAACCGTTCCCCATATGGAGTGAGGACCGTTGA
- the csm5 gene encoding type III-A CRISPR-associated RAMP protein Csm5, with amino-acid sequence MKLILKTKTPVHIGTGQRYGPSEFFAVGGTVNRVSSEQMYRALPEARKDAFFMEIELNGERFNLDRFLLPGEREGIARYGLRNRYGVAVHGIREVRECIKTGFDEPYLPGSSIKGAIRTALLWDVARNDPEFIEAIRRDLSTGDRRMKERIGKGYENQIFSTKCGRNGRPDRDPKYDLLKFLQVSDAHAVQASKGLKQILRLDGIETMSLGTRGFTRKPFLTHAETVIGEYECEITLSPAIQGALRRRDLDRLSDRLGVLGITAHDLDDLAAAEEKVVAHIKKAMRRFVDAALTKERALVERGNDPDCRKGLEMIEAEHQKTDMFRIGFGVGTIYQTLFNLVEERDPDLALEIVTEQRLGKYRRALSGGRLELPYPKTLEFTLNHSPMGWVRW; translated from the coding sequence GTGAAACTCATACTGAAGACGAAGACGCCGGTCCACATCGGGACCGGCCAGAGATACGGCCCCAGCGAGTTCTTTGCTGTGGGCGGCACGGTGAACCGGGTCTCGTCTGAGCAGATGTACCGGGCCCTCCCTGAGGCGCGGAAAGATGCATTTTTCATGGAGATCGAGTTGAACGGCGAGCGGTTCAATCTCGACCGTTTTCTCCTTCCTGGAGAACGTGAGGGGATCGCTCGGTATGGGCTCAGGAACCGGTATGGGGTGGCGGTCCATGGGATCCGCGAGGTCAGGGAGTGTATTAAGACCGGTTTTGACGAACCCTATCTCCCTGGTTCGAGTATCAAGGGTGCGATCAGGACGGCTCTGCTCTGGGATGTGGCACGGAACGACCCGGAATTCATCGAGGCCATCAGGCGTGATCTCTCCACTGGCGACAGGAGGATGAAAGAGCGGATCGGGAAGGGGTATGAGAACCAGATCTTCTCGACGAAGTGCGGGAGGAATGGGAGACCTGATCGAGACCCCAAATACGATCTTCTCAAGTTTCTCCAGGTCTCTGACGCCCATGCAGTCCAGGCCTCTAAGGGGCTCAAACAGATCCTGCGGCTGGACGGCATCGAGACGATGTCTCTTGGCACCAGGGGTTTTACCAGAAAGCCGTTTCTCACTCATGCTGAAACGGTGATCGGGGAGTATGAGTGTGAGATTACGCTTTCGCCGGCGATCCAGGGGGCGTTGCGTCGTCGGGATCTCGACCGGCTTTCAGACCGGCTCGGGGTGCTCGGGATCACGGCCCATGACCTTGACGACCTGGCGGCGGCAGAGGAGAAGGTCGTTGCTCATATCAAGAAGGCGATGCGGCGGTTTGTGGATGCCGCGCTCACGAAGGAGCGGGCCCTCGTAGAACGCGGGAATGATCCAGATTGCAGGAAGGGGCTTGAGATGATCGAGGCTGAGCACCAGAAGACTGACATGTTCAGGATCGGGTTTGGCGTCGGCACGATCTATCAGACGCTCTTCAACCTCGTTGAGGAGAGGGATCCCGACCTTGCTCTGGAGATTGTCACGGAGCAGCGTCTCGGGAAGTACAGGCGTGCTCTTTCTGGGGGGAGGCTTGAGTTGCCATATCCAAAGACCCTTGAGTTTACCCTCAATCATTCTCCGATGGGGTGGGTGCGGTGGTGA
- the csm4 gene encoding type III-A CRISPR-associated RAMP protein Csm4, with the protein MPGPIGQGTTGRPTTGLLRRRLLAPSSGLSERRGHEGAGDMRAVYLTPRSGFPAEIPSHTIFGAICSAMAELGGPVGEMIEAFETEPPFLLTSGFPYVRGDRTRHFLPPPILPLPLVPEEVMDRVKDYRRMHYIDASLFKAWATGRCSALDVIGRMDSLNERCGLVWEGDDEDFMIHEYQRPHNRINRMGSSSEAFFSSEGGYFENAGIYFLLDIKKRAFESEVGAALRFLADRGIGGRISAGMGAFDLSFGEVDFLPAGREDHLLTLSRFIPGDISAFGGEVYYEIVPVRGRSGDGKVKKSVLTLKEGSVFKDLGDEFYGSIEAVRDDVPVVEYGMAFPVPFRWSE; encoded by the coding sequence ATGCCGGGTCCTATCGGTCAGGGGACGACTGGACGCCCGACGACCGGTTTGTTGAGGCGACGACTCCTCGCGCCATCCTCAGGGCTCTCAGAGAGAAGAGGACATGAGGGAGCGGGCGATATGCGTGCGGTGTATCTGACGCCACGGTCTGGCTTCCCGGCTGAAATCCCATCGCATACCATCTTTGGTGCGATCTGCTCGGCGATGGCAGAACTGGGCGGGCCGGTGGGGGAGATGATCGAGGCTTTCGAGACCGAACCGCCATTCCTGCTCACGTCAGGGTTCCCATATGTCAGGGGCGATCGGACGCGGCATTTCCTGCCTCCTCCGATCCTCCCTCTTCCCCTGGTCCCTGAGGAGGTCATGGACAGGGTCAAAGACTATAGGCGTATGCACTACATCGATGCATCCCTCTTCAAGGCCTGGGCAACCGGGCGGTGCTCGGCCCTCGACGTTATCGGCAGGATGGACTCCCTGAATGAACGGTGCGGGCTGGTCTGGGAGGGAGATGATGAGGATTTCATGATCCATGAGTATCAGCGTCCTCATAACCGGATAAACCGGATGGGTTCCTCTTCGGAGGCGTTCTTCTCTTCTGAGGGGGGATATTTCGAGAATGCCGGGATCTATTTCCTTCTTGACATCAAGAAGAGGGCATTTGAGTCAGAGGTGGGTGCAGCACTCAGGTTCCTTGCCGACCGAGGGATCGGCGGCAGAATTTCGGCGGGGATGGGGGCGTTTGATCTCTCTTTCGGTGAGGTGGACTTCCTGCCTGCCGGGAGGGAGGACCATCTCCTGACGCTCTCCAGGTTTATTCCCGGCGACATCAGCGCGTTTGGCGGTGAGGTGTATTATGAGATCGTGCCGGTGAGGGGACGGTCAGGAGACGGGAAGGTGAAGAAGTCGGTGCTCACTCTGAAGGAGGGGTCTGTCTTCAAGGATCTCGGTGACGAGTTCTACGGATCTATCGAGGCGGTGCGCGACGACGTACCGGTGGTCGAATATGGGATGGCGTTCCCGGTGCCGTTCAGGTGGTCTGAGTGA
- the csm3 gene encoding type III-A CRISPR-associated RAMP protein Csm3 — protein sequence MQFLKNYQISGKISCLTGLHIGGSSDSLGIGGADQPVILDRIRNVPIVPGSSLKGKMRSSLELKYSDQWLTRDGSPHTCDEDDCDLCIVFGRGAKDNPRDGRESGPTRLIIRDAFPDRETQTQWEEREGIVHGTEIKGENYLNRINSVAKPRFIERVPAGSAFDFEMVFSVYSEEDEARLAYLFEALSLVEDTYLGKAGSRGYGKVAFEKISVGWKNAGSYRSGDDWTPDDRFVEATTPRAILRALREKRT from the coding sequence ATGCAGTTCCTGAAAAATTATCAGATCTCTGGAAAAATTTCGTGTCTGACCGGCCTGCACATCGGAGGGAGTAGTGACAGCCTCGGGATCGGCGGGGCTGATCAGCCGGTGATCCTCGACCGGATCAGGAATGTCCCGATTGTCCCTGGGTCCTCACTGAAGGGGAAGATGCGGTCCTCCCTTGAGTTGAAGTACAGCGACCAGTGGCTCACGAGAGACGGGAGCCCACATACCTGTGATGAAGACGACTGCGACCTCTGTATCGTCTTTGGCCGGGGGGCAAAGGACAATCCGCGAGACGGCAGAGAGTCCGGGCCGACGAGGCTGATCATCAGGGACGCCTTCCCAGACAGAGAGACTCAGACACAGTGGGAAGAGAGAGAGGGGATCGTTCATGGGACTGAGATCAAGGGTGAAAATTATCTGAACCGGATCAACTCGGTGGCAAAACCCAGGTTCATCGAGCGGGTTCCTGCCGGGTCGGCCTTTGATTTTGAGATGGTCTTCTCGGTCTATAGCGAGGAGGACGAGGCACGGCTTGCATATCTTTTTGAGGCGCTCTCCCTCGTCGAGGACACCTATCTTGGCAAGGCGGGGTCGCGTGGATATGGGAAGGTGGCGTTCGAGAAGATCTCTGTAGGATGGAAGAATGCCGGGTCCTATCGGTCAGGGGACGACTGGACGCCCGACGACCGGTTTGTTGAGGCGACGACTCCTCGCGCCATCCTCAGGGCTCTCAGAGAGAAGAGGACATGA
- the csm2 gene encoding type III-A CRISPR-associated protein Csm2: MGYYNNNQGRNNSTERTGGRSSYGGPGRRDAPRGEKEYIKKIQGVTSLNEITVDEIAREDGIAERAAKDFGSLKPSQLRRLFGVVKKIENTLTDRAWPDVEAEFYMIRPLLAYAKGRDLIPQDFYTLVTVAMQKVPVGDDVQKKANYKTFVYLLESIVAYHKYYHKERA, encoded by the coding sequence ATGGGATATTACAACAACAATCAGGGAAGGAATAATTCGACAGAACGTACAGGCGGCCGCTCTTCCTATGGAGGTCCTGGGAGAAGAGACGCCCCACGAGGAGAGAAAGAATATATCAAAAAAATTCAGGGGGTCACCTCCCTGAACGAGATCACCGTCGACGAGATCGCCAGAGAGGACGGTATTGCTGAGAGAGCCGCAAAGGACTTCGGCTCACTCAAACCAAGTCAGCTCAGGCGGTTATTTGGCGTCGTCAAAAAGATCGAGAATACTCTTACCGACAGGGCGTGGCCAGACGTTGAGGCCGAATTTTACATGATCAGGCCGTTGCTTGCCTATGCAAAGGGCCGCGATCTGATCCCCCAGGACTTCTATACCCTGGTCACTGTTGCGATGCAGAAGGTGCCGGTCGGGGATGACGTACAGAAAAAAGCCAACTACAAGACCTTTGTCTACCTGCTTGAATCGATTGTTGCCTATCATAAATACTACCACAAGGAGAGAGCGTGA
- the cas10 gene encoding type III-A CRISPR-associated protein Cas10/Csm1, which produces MNTECNVDQIALAALLHDIGKFSYRAGVRPDSQYNVLSKEDFGRNGAHAKWSADFVRAYVNDPVVEDLVLHHHLPERARYHASSRIIRDADHLSSAVDRKPREGKGDPRHDPLISVFPSVQLSGMHDHSESLYQWNHLLRPLTLEREDTFPTRESHATSYKEGNPYRNLWDHFVREFETAGHPPTFGTALALLRKYTSLIPSATYVNVPDISLYDHAKTTAALAVCLHFREKASPFLLVQGRLSGIQSFIFGVATPQDARKGMAKRLRGRSFWLNLLADATAREMVEAADATEANILWNTGGNFLLLLPNTSRVHDAVGQITRKINTTLLQKNGGSLSLVVGSLPCSREEMKDFPSLLDHLNAIVGRKKFQKFIDCDPLFRAHGRVYEIADLCPVCGLPLTPNGTCAECRTHEALGAAIARARYLLRGTGLRFAFDEFGLSTTYDLTEGPDCSPGEAVITINSTEFLIDGVEETGFMYLGNTVPLSGTRILTLSDLAYLATGDRKIGVFKADVDRLGRIMAAGLPKDDRSISRIYTLSTRFQYFFAGYLTTLCQEFGVYRRLCPECREHAQKIEVPDSDRPGDPAVFYTWIDSEAEPCPECKKHFVPSLYVIYSGGDDLLVLGPWDHILRFAQRFHDEFTCYVCANPAITLSAGIAVVPPQLPVSIAVEEAERSLQRAKKDGRNRVVIFGESLRWEDNGYEKGFSTLMDSGLALETYVDEQIVSRSFVHTLNDLWEDTFADLGERPLDKQCLERIRRKRYLPYLKYQVAGNVRTNGKPRTRDEVERAIVPIFGWARLPLLWTILRTRGV; this is translated from the coding sequence ATGAATACAGAGTGCAACGTTGACCAAATCGCTCTTGCAGCTCTCCTGCACGACATCGGGAAATTTTCCTACCGTGCCGGGGTGCGGCCTGACAGCCAATATAACGTGCTTTCAAAGGAGGACTTTGGCAGAAACGGTGCCCATGCAAAATGGAGTGCAGACTTTGTCAGAGCGTATGTGAACGACCCGGTCGTGGAAGATCTCGTCCTTCACCACCATCTCCCGGAGAGGGCCCGGTATCACGCCTCCTCCCGTATCATCCGGGACGCAGATCACCTCTCGTCGGCAGTGGACCGCAAACCCCGCGAAGGGAAAGGAGACCCGAGACATGACCCTCTCATCAGTGTATTCCCCTCTGTCCAACTCAGCGGGATGCACGACCATTCGGAGAGTCTGTATCAGTGGAACCATCTCCTGAGACCTCTCACCCTTGAACGGGAAGACACATTCCCGACGAGAGAGAGCCATGCCACATCATACAAGGAGGGGAATCCCTACAGAAATCTCTGGGATCACTTTGTCAGAGAGTTTGAGACCGCAGGTCACCCGCCGACCTTTGGGACGGCCCTTGCCCTCCTCAGGAAGTACACCAGCCTCATCCCTTCAGCGACCTATGTAAACGTCCCTGACATTTCGCTTTACGACCATGCAAAGACGACCGCCGCCCTGGCAGTCTGCCTCCATTTCAGGGAGAAGGCCTCTCCATTTCTCCTTGTACAGGGTCGACTCTCAGGGATCCAGTCGTTCATCTTTGGCGTGGCCACTCCTCAGGACGCACGGAAAGGGATGGCAAAACGCCTCAGAGGTCGGTCATTCTGGCTCAACCTCCTTGCAGACGCTACGGCCAGGGAGATGGTGGAGGCCGCTGATGCCACCGAGGCCAACATCCTCTGGAACACCGGCGGGAACTTCCTGCTCCTCCTCCCAAACACCAGCAGAGTGCATGACGCAGTCGGCCAGATCACCAGGAAGATCAATACGACGCTCCTGCAGAAGAATGGGGGAAGCCTCTCGCTTGTGGTGGGATCTCTGCCCTGCTCGCGCGAGGAGATGAAAGATTTTCCGTCACTTCTCGATCATCTCAACGCCATTGTCGGCAGAAAGAAGTTCCAGAAGTTCATCGACTGTGATCCTCTCTTCAGGGCACATGGCAGAGTGTACGAGATCGCAGACCTCTGTCCGGTCTGCGGTCTGCCCTTGACACCTAACGGCACCTGTGCCGAGTGCAGGACGCACGAAGCTCTTGGAGCAGCCATCGCAAGGGCTCGATATCTTCTCAGAGGGACAGGGCTCAGGTTTGCATTCGATGAATTCGGCCTCTCCACCACCTACGACCTCACCGAGGGGCCGGACTGCAGCCCTGGCGAGGCGGTGATCACGATCAACTCCACAGAGTTCCTGATCGACGGGGTGGAAGAGACAGGATTTATGTACCTTGGCAACACCGTCCCCCTCAGCGGCACCCGGATCCTGACTCTCAGTGACCTTGCCTATCTTGCCACCGGCGACAGAAAGATCGGGGTGTTCAAGGCCGATGTGGACAGGCTTGGTCGGATCATGGCGGCTGGCCTTCCCAAAGATGACCGGAGCATCTCACGGATCTACACCCTCAGCACCCGGTTCCAGTACTTCTTTGCCGGATATCTCACCACGCTCTGCCAGGAGTTCGGGGTATACCGGAGACTCTGCCCGGAATGCAGGGAGCACGCGCAGAAGATCGAAGTACCGGACAGCGATCGTCCAGGAGATCCTGCGGTCTTCTATACCTGGATCGACTCTGAGGCCGAACCCTGCCCTGAATGCAAGAAACACTTTGTCCCGAGTCTCTACGTGATCTACTCGGGCGGCGACGACCTGCTTGTTCTTGGCCCATGGGACCATATCCTCAGGTTTGCGCAGCGTTTTCATGACGAATTTACCTGTTATGTCTGTGCCAACCCGGCGATCACCCTCTCAGCCGGGATCGCTGTCGTCCCGCCGCAGTTGCCGGTGTCGATCGCAGTCGAAGAGGCAGAGAGATCTCTGCAGCGGGCAAAGAAAGACGGACGGAACCGGGTCGTAATCTTTGGGGAATCGCTCAGGTGGGAGGACAACGGCTATGAGAAAGGGTTCTCGACGTTGATGGACTCTGGACTGGCACTTGAGACCTATGTGGATGAGCAGATCGTCTCACGATCATTTGTCCATACCCTCAACGACCTCTGGGAGGACACCTTTGCAGATCTTGGTGAGAGGCCCCTGGACAAACAGTGTCTTGAACGGATACGCCGGAAGCGATACCTGCCGTACCTGAAGTATCAGGTGGCGGGAAACGTCAGAACAAATGGAAAACCACGTACGCGAGATGAGGTGGAGAGAGCGATCGTCCCGATCTTCGGATGGGCACGGCTCCCTCTCCTCTGGACAATTCTGCGGACAAGGGGTGTGTAA
- a CDS encoding MBL fold metallo-hydrolase encodes MIFEQIESEGLAHYSYFIGAGGAAFVVDPRRDVDVYLALAAEHGVGITHIFETHRNEDYCTGALELAGKTGAEILHGSALDFAFGRPVKEGDVVGVGPLEVRVIETPGHTDESISLALAEAGHDGTPFMVFTGDALFAGDVGRTDFFKDRLEEMAGKLYDSLHTKILTLDDGVIVCPAHGAGSVCGGAISARPLTTVGHEKRTNPLLQRSRTDFIAAKIAEHHPIPPYFATMERYNLTGPPPLGEAPPMRPMTADALEKAAGRGATLVDLRGPSAFAGGHVPGSLNIWQTGISAYLGYYAGYDRPIILIDDAAPAPRNAETQARRLGFDTIDGYLGGGMRAWYRSGRPIGRCGTCSVHEVDLAAEGQFVLDVRETATRLAVGAIPGSHSIPVEEIAGRIREVPRFKKILVYCNTGYKGSLAASVLLRNGYQDVTNILGGMSAWIEAGREIRKETGKEALPAV; translated from the coding sequence ATGATCTTCGAGCAGATCGAATCTGAGGGACTGGCCCACTACTCGTACTTCATCGGGGCAGGGGGGGCCGCATTTGTCGTCGATCCGCGGCGGGACGTGGACGTCTATCTCGCTCTCGCCGCGGAGCACGGCGTCGGGATCACTCACATCTTCGAGACCCACCGCAACGAGGACTACTGCACCGGTGCGCTCGAACTCGCCGGAAAGACCGGTGCGGAGATCCTTCACGGGTCGGCCCTCGACTTCGCCTTCGGCCGCCCGGTGAAGGAGGGGGACGTCGTCGGCGTCGGACCGCTGGAGGTGCGGGTGATCGAGACGCCCGGCCACACCGACGAGAGCATCTCCCTCGCGCTCGCCGAGGCCGGGCATGACGGGACGCCCTTCATGGTCTTCACCGGCGACGCCCTCTTTGCCGGTGACGTGGGGAGGACCGACTTCTTCAAAGACCGCCTGGAGGAGATGGCCGGCAAACTCTACGACTCGCTCCACACCAAAATACTCACCCTCGACGACGGCGTCATCGTCTGCCCGGCCCATGGCGCCGGGTCGGTCTGCGGCGGTGCGATCAGTGCCCGCCCGCTCACCACCGTCGGCCACGAGAAGAGGACGAACCCGCTCCTTCAACGCAGCAGGACCGATTTCATCGCCGCCAAGATCGCCGAGCACCACCCCATCCCTCCGTACTTCGCCACCATGGAGCGCTACAACCTCACCGGCCCGCCGCCCCTCGGAGAGGCCCCACCGATGCGGCCGATGACCGCCGACGCCCTTGAGAAAGCGGCCGGGCGGGGTGCCACCCTCGTCGACCTCAGAGGGCCTTCCGCCTTTGCCGGGGGCCACGTTCCCGGGAGCCTGAACATCTGGCAGACCGGAATTTCGGCATATCTCGGATATTATGCCGGATACGACCGGCCCATCATCCTCATCGACGACGCAGCACCGGCCCCGCGCAACGCCGAGACGCAGGCCCGTCGCCTCGGGTTCGACACCATCGACGGCTACCTGGGCGGCGGGATGAGAGCATGGTACCGCAGTGGCCGCCCCATCGGCAGGTGCGGGACCTGTTCGGTCCACGAGGTCGACCTTGCGGCGGAAGGACAGTTCGTCCTCGACGTCAGGGAGACCGCCACCCGCCTGGCGGTCGGGGCGATTCCCGGATCTCATTCCATCCCGGTCGAGGAGATCGCGGGGAGGATCAGGGAGGTGCCGAGGTTCAAAAAGATCCTGGTCTACTGCAACACCGGGTACAAAGGAAGCCTTGCAGCCTCGGTCCTTCTCAGGAACGGTTACCAGGACGTCACCAACATCCTGGGCGGGATGAGCGCCTGGATCGAGGCCGGGCGCGAGATCCGGAAAGAGACCGGAAAAGAGGCACTGCCGGCTGTGTAG
- a CDS encoding fasciclin domain-containing protein: MSGKWTLLVLAALVAALMVCGCTSTSPEGQTPSPTEVTTTVPVGEETETVTETETMTETVAETETMAENETEAVNETGTEADNETATTADIIGVATDAGTFTTLLTALDTADLTTALQEEGPYTVFAPNDAAFEALPAGTLDDLLANTTELTSVLQYHVVPGEYDAASLEGLETLETLEGEMLNVSITDGVVTVDGATVITADIEASNGVIHEIDAVMLPSSVAVVEEASENETTENETTENETTET; this comes from the coding sequence ATGAGTGGGAAATGGACACTCCTGGTGCTTGCAGCACTCGTAGCCGCACTGATGGTCTGCGGGTGTACGAGCACCTCGCCGGAGGGCCAGACGCCGTCGCCGACCGAGGTTACGACGACTGTGCCCGTCGGAGAAGAGACTGAGACAGTGACCGAAACAGAGACCATGACTGAGACGGTGGCTGAAACAGAGACCATGGCAGAGAACGAGACTGAGGCCGTCAATGAGACCGGGACCGAAGCTGACAACGAGACCGCGACAACCGCTGATATCATCGGGGTCGCCACCGATGCCGGAACCTTCACCACCTTGCTGACGGCGCTCGATACGGCCGACCTGACGACCGCACTCCAGGAGGAGGGGCCGTACACCGTCTTCGCACCGAACGACGCGGCCTTCGAGGCGTTGCCTGCCGGCACCCTCGATGATCTCCTGGCCAACACCACCGAACTCACCAGCGTGCTGCAGTATCATGTGGTGCCCGGCGAGTACGATGCAGCGTCTCTCGAAGGTCTCGAGACGCTCGAGACCCTCGAGGGCGAGATGCTGAATGTCTCGATCACCGACGGTGTCGTGACGGTGGACGGTGCCACCGTGATCACGGCCGACATCGAGGCGAGCAATGGCGTCATCCATGAGATCGATGCCGTGATGCTCCCGTCGTCGGTTGCGGTCGTCGAGGAGGCTTCCGAGAACGAAACGACCGAGAACGAGACAACAGAGAACGAGACGACCGAGACCTGA